The Solenopsis invicta isolate M01_SB unplaced genomic scaffold, UNIL_Sinv_3.0 scaffold_412, whole genome shotgun sequence genome segment GAGCGCACAAGGCACGTGACCGCTCCTCGTTTCCTCGCTTCCCGTATAGGGAAACAGGAGATATAAGCGAGCAATTGCCGGTCTCGCGCCGCTATTCAGCGCCGCGTCGTCCGCACCACAAATCGGGGCGTCGTCCGAAATGACGGAAAGGAACGTGACGAAAGCGATGCGCGCCTCTTCTCTCGTGCGCGCatattcgcgcgcgcgtgcgccgCGAGTTATTggtgccgccgtcgccgcccgGAGACCCACCCGCCTGCCCGTAATATAAAGTTAACGTAGGCAGCAGGGTCACGCGGAGCTGCGTGCAAGCGCGCCCAGCAACACCCGGCGCATAGTCGTACGCGCGAAGCGCAATCTTCGAATAAGAGAGAGATGAGATCGTACTGGAACTCGCGGCGAGCCGACTGCGTGTCCGAGTCCATGAAAgtcttcttctctttcctcttcCCTGGTTTGCCCAGCCCGCGCCCGCGCGTCGAGGTTGTAAATCCGCGAGAGGGAAAATAacggaaagagagaaatttgGGCCCGGCGCGCTCGGTCGAGTGTACTCGTCGCGCCAAGAGTGTCCGATTCGTCGTCGTTAACCCTTTCAGCACACGCGAACGCGCAGTGCTCGGTTGAGCGTCGCCGTCCGTCCGTCCAACCTACTcgattatagtaaaatatagaGAGAAGGTGGGAAGTGTTTGCGCGCGGTACGGAGCTACGCGTAGCCTacgcgccgtcgtcgtcgtcttcgtcgtcgcaCAATTTCGACAACATGACAGCAGGCGAGACCACCCGCTGGATTTAAGCATATTATTAAGCGGAGGAAAAGAAACTAACCAGGATTTCCCTAATAGTGGCGAACGAACAAGAATAAGCCCAGCACCGAATTCCGCGGTTCCGCCGCAGGGAAATGTGGTGTTCGGAAGTGTCCGCTTATCCCGAGGTGCCGCGTCGCGTCCAAGTCCATCTTGAATGGGGCCACTTAACCGCAGAGGGTGCCAGGCCCGTAGCGACCGGTGCGCGTCTCGGGAGGATCTCTCCTCAGAGTCGGGTTGCTTGAGAGTGCAGCTCTAAGTGGGTGGTAAACTCCATCTAAGGCTAAATACGACCACGAGAATGATAGCGAACAAGTACCGTGaggaaaagttgaaaaaaactTGAAGAGAGAATTCAAAAGTACGTGAAACCGTTCAGGGGTAAACCTGAGAAACCCAAAAAATCGAACCGGGAAATTCATAATCAGCGACTTTGGTTTCGCGTCGGTGAGCGATGCCACGCGTTGCACCCGCGGCTCGCGCGCCGGCACGCCGCCGTGCGTCCGATGTCCGGCCGTCGTCGCCGTGCACTTCTCCCCTAGTAGTACGTCGCGACCCGCTGGGTGTCGGTCTACGGCCCGGGTACGGTGGCTGACGCGAGGCCGGTAAAAGGGCCAGCGTCAAACCCCCGGTCGCCCGGCCGAATGCCCGGCGGTACACGCAAATATCAACCCGCAGCTCACTGTGTGTCGAGGCCGTCGCAAACACGCGCCACGATACACGGACATCCAACGGTCCTATCGCCGTTACCGGTCCTGGCCCGCTCCTGGCACGTACGGTTAACCTTAGACAGGCCCGCAAACGCGTCCCCCGccgcgttcgcgcgcgcgtgggAACCGCGATACCGGTCAGCGAAGCTACTGCTTTGGGTACTCTTAGGACCCGTCTTGAAACACGGACCAAGCAGTCTAACATGTACGCAAGTCATTGGGACTTGTAATGGTATACCTAAAGGCAAAATGAAAGAGGTGGTCGGCCCTGGTTGTCGACCAAGGGAGGATGGGCCGCGTCGTGATGCGGCTCCGCACTCAAGGGTCTCTCGTTATCATCGCGAGAAGAGGCGCACCCAGAACGTACACGTTGGGACCAGAAAGATGGTGAACTATGCATGGTCAGGACGAAGTCAGGGGAAACCCTGATGGAGGTCCGTAGCAATTCTGACGTGGAGAATAGATCATTGGAACTGGGTATTGGGGCGAAAGACTAATCAAACCATCTAGTAGCTGGTTCCCTCCGAAGTTTCCCTCAGGATAACTGGCACTCGATCGTTCCCGCACGAAACGCAAACGAGTCTCATCTGGTAAAGGGAATGATTAGAGGCCGTGGAGCCGAAACGAACTCAACCTATTCTCAAACTTTAAATGGGTGAGATGTCTGGCTTTCTTGAAATTTGAAGCCACGAGCATCTTAATCTTGGATCAGAGTGCTAAGTGGGCCATTTTTGGTAAGCAGGACTGACGCTGTGGAATGAACCAAACGCAGGGTTAAGGCGCCCAACTCGACGCTCATGGGACACAATGAAAGACGTTGGTTGCTTAAGACAGCAGGACGGTGGCCATGGAAGTCGGAATTCGCTAAGAAGTGCGTAACTCACCTGCCGAAGCAATTAGCCCTGAAAATGGATGGCGCTGAAGGGTCGAGCCATTTCTCTGCCGTCAGCGGCAGGTGGGGCGGtgcgagcgcgcgagcgcgagcgccgTCACGAGGCTCTGACGAGTAGGAGATTCGCGGCGGTGTGCGCAGAAGGGTCTGGGCGCGAGTCTGCCTGGAGCCGCCGTCGGTGCAGATATTGGTGGTAGTTGCAAATACTCCAACGAGGCTTTGAAGGACTGACGTGGAGAAAGGTTTTGTGTAAACAGCCGTTGCACACGAGTTAGTCGATCCTAAGTCGTAGGAGAAATCCTATATCAATGACGGCGTACTTATACTCTAATGTTTACCACCGTCTCTTCTCGCACCCTCGGTGCCTTCTCTGTCGCGCGCGAAGCGCGCGCCCGTGTGCCGGGCGACTCTGTACGTCGCGCTAAATAACGAGAGTGGGGCAAGGCGAGGTGTGCGAGCGCGAGCTCACGTGTGTGACACACGCCCGTCGGGTGAAAGAGAATACGGTTCCTATTCCGGAACCCGGCAGCAGAACCGCATACAATTCGGGCCCTCGTAAGAGTGTTCATCGGGGTAACCCAAAATGACCTGGAGACGCCGTCGGGATATCCGGGAAGGATATTCTTTTCTGTATAAGCGTTCGTGATCCCTGGAAACCTCTTGCAGGGAGATAGGGTTTGGAACGCGAAGAGCACCGCAGTTGCGGCGGTGCTCGTATCATCCCCTTGGACCTTGAAAGTCTAGAAGAGGACCACGTGGAGGTGTCGCGCCGGTTCGTACACATATCAGCAGCAGGTCTCCAAGGTAAAGAGCCTCTAGTCGATAGACTAATGTATGTAAGGGAAGTCGGCAATTTGGATCCGTAACTTCGGAATAAGAATTGGCTCTGAAAAGCGGGGCGTGTCGTGCTTGGTCGGAAAGCGGGTCTGGCTGACGTGCTGGGCCTGGATGAGGTGAGCGCTTGGCCTTCTCGCTCCGAACACGGGATCCGAGCTCGGTCCGGTGCTTTGGCCTCCCGCAGATCTTCCTTTCTGCGAGGCTTCCATGGCGGCGCGAGCCGTAGCGGTCGTCCTCTTCGGCCGCCATTCAACGCTCAGCTCAGAAATAGCACGGACTAGGGGAATCCGTCTGTCTAATTAAAACATAGCATTGCAATGGGCCCCGCGGGTGTTGACGCACTGTGATTTCTGCCCAGAGCTCTGAATGTGAAGAAATTCAAGCAAGCGCGGGTAAACAGCGGGAGTAACTATGACTCTCTTAAGGCGGCCTCCTCAGCTTTTGATACCCACTCCAATGGATTCTTTGAGCTGAGGATCAAAGTTCCCTGTGCTCACTCTTGGTTTCCAAACAACACATCATCTTTGCGACGCATAACGGCATTTCCTATCATCTTAATGCACCAAGAAAGACACAGACCACAGACGCCATTGGTGTTGTTGTTGCTGGGCTTGCCTGCTCGCCTCAACGAATCCAGTGGGTCTGCAAATATGGTCGCCTCCAGGCGCGCATGTGTGCTGGCATGGCCCGGTTGCTGGATTGTACAAGAGACTATCGGCGTGGTGGCCCCTCACAGGGCTCCGCGGCGTACGCTGTAGTAGTCCACGATCCGCCAGGCCGGCACCACATGCGGGAGACGACCTAAGAGCGTTAAGTGCGCCTGGTTGCGGTACGCCGCTTGCAACAGTGTGCACATGCGTTAGCGGTCTATCGGAACCGCCCTGAGGCGATTTTAACATATTATGCGATATGGTGCACATATATTGCTTTTCTCCATATACGGGCAAAGCAACACGCCCCGGCCAACTTTTGTAATTCGTCAAAAGCAACATGCCGTGGCAAACTTTAAGATCAAGCTAGACGCAACACGCCGCGGCAATCTCTCTTCCTATTGCGTGtccgaaagcaacacgccgcggacAATCTTTAACACGCCGATATATTTAGTTGCCACCACATCCAAAGCAACACGCTGCGAGCGGACTTGGCTACCGCTCAAAGCCACGCGGCCGATCACCCGCGGTGTCCGGTCGGCGGCCCAAAGAGTGAGTGAGTCTATCAGTTACAAGGCTGATGATGCGCAAGACAAAGCCTACCTCACCTCCCATAGATTTCCGCTGGTAACCACCCTAGACTGCGCTTGCAATCATGGAGTGGTCTAACAAGGTTAAGGCGATACCGAACCTGTCTGGGTCTCGGGCCGGCCGTGCGGTTGGTGCCAGGCGGGTAAGTTCTGCTCCAGACTCCGTCACCGTGTCGTACCTGGAGCTCGATCCCGCCATAGGCGGGCGCCAGCGGTGCCATTCCGCACAGGAAACACGCGGGCACGGGGTTAGCAGCCACCGCCCGTTTCAATAGAACAGCTTTCGATGACAACAGACAGGCCTCGGACTTTGGGCGCAGAAGTCTCAGGCGTCCAACGAACCAGGGTGGGGCCAACGATGACGACCAGGCCACTCAAATGGATTACGAGATAAAAGTACCCTTCGCAAGGAGAAGTTGCCGCAAGTGTGTGGAGAGCGGCAAAAAGAACTTTGTGGCACTCACTATTAACGGTGAAGTCAGGCACGCCGAGGAGCGCCACAAGAATGATGTGGCGGTTTATGTGTGCGAGATTTGTGGAAAAAGGTACAACAGAAAACATCCGGCCTTGTGCCATATACCAAATGCACTGCCCCAAGAACACCACCGACCAACGGACATGAGTGTCGAATTGAATATTGCGGCAAGGTATTGCGGCGACAAAATCTGGTCTCTCGCAGCACGAAAGACACGAACACTCACTAGTCAGAAACGCGGCCCGGGCAGGCGGGTTCGCAAGAGGTGGACCAACGCCAACTTGCAGGAGAGCCTTGCGAGTATTCTCGGGAGGAGGAAACAGACCTCATGTTGAGGATCGAGCTCCGGTTCAGAAACAAGAGAAACGTAGCAAACAGAATGACGGAGTTTCTGCCGAGCAACACAAACAAACAAATAAGAGACAACAGAAACATGGCTGCGTACAAAAGATGCCTCGAAGAGATGCTCGCAAGGaatgaagaggaagaagagatagaagagttagaagaggaagaaaaaaaggaagcggtagaagaggaggaagagacaGAAGAGGAGGATGCAatggaagaagaagaagaagtagaagaaacGGATGAAGAGCAGATTGATGTGCCCGAGGAGGCAGATGAGTTGCCTATCCGTCCCGGGGATCCGCCACATCAGAACGAGGAGGGGCAGCCTCGCGAAGAAAACGGTGCTGAGGAGCGACAGCCCCTTGGAGAAGCCTCGGACTCTCTACCAGAAAACACATGGAGAGAGGGAATAACGAGAGACGTAATGAGAATAGAGCCACCAGACGCTATTCCACACGAGGCCGCAGCTTGCGTCCAGCTGCTTAGAGGGGTCCTGGCGCGCATAGTGAGTGAAGATCCGCCCAACAAAGAAGAGCAAAGCAGCCTGGACAACCAGATCCTAGAGTTCTTTCGCACCTACGTGGGCGACACGAAGGGTAAAAAACGTGGCAAGAAGGAGGCTAGGAGGAAAAATCGCTAGCGTTACAAATATGCTAGGATCCAGGAGTTGTACAGGCTAAATCAAGGCCTTCTAACAAAATACGTAAAAGTGGATATCAATTGGACTGAGGAAACCAAGCCGGATCTTAATTCGGAAGATATAAAGAACCTGTACAACTTGTTGTGGAGCACAAAGCCCAGAAGAGAACCTCCCAAGTTCGAGAAACCGGGGCCGCCGCTGGTGTTGAAAAGGGTGTTTTCCCCCATCACGACTAAGGACGTGAGGGACAGGATCACTCGGACTAGAGCCACGGTGGTTGCGGAGCCTGATGGACTAACGAAAAGAGATGTGAGCCCTTTGGCAAAAATAGAAATTCTAAGACTGTGGTTCAACGTTATAACGATCAGAGTGTATCAGCCGGAAGCGTGGAGGTGGAACAGAACCCACGTTATTGCCTAAAGATGGCCAAGACCAAACCAAAGTAACAAACTACCGGCCAATAAAAATTAGCTCCATTCTGTCGCGTTTATACTGGGGTATCGTCGACCAGAGATTGAGGGGGCAAATACATATAACCCCCAGCCAAAAGGGCCTCAGAAGCGGGCTGCTTCAACAACGTGCACATCCTAAGCGAGTTGTTGCGACACTCGAAGAATACAGGAGGCCGAGCCGCAGTGCAACTGGACGTTTCCAAAGCCTTTGACGCGATACCACATGAGGCTATTGAAGCTGCTCTGAAGAAAAAAGGGTTTCCCGAGCTAGTGGTGCGGCTCGTGGAAGACTCCTACAAGGATGTGCAcacaaaaattagaaacaaagaAGACACAATCAAATTAAATTCCAACGCTGGGTCAAGTAGGGAGACAACGTATCACCGTTATTGTTTAACTTGGTGATGGAACCAATGCTCACTGCGTTGGAGAGTCAGCCCGGCTATAACATCAAAGGCGACGTAAGCGTCTCAGCGCTGGCATTTGCAGACGATATCATATTAACAGCGAAAAATGCACCACAAGCCAGCAATCTGCTCAGGACGGCGGAGACGTACCTAAGGGGGCTAGATATGAGAATCTCCGCCACAAAATGTGCAGCATTCCAAATAATAAAAACCAAAGGCTCCTGGTACATTGCAGATCACGGGCTGACACCGATAAGTGGAGATGGTATCCAGTACGCGGGTGCGGGTACCACTTTGAAATACCTGGGAGTGAGAATATCTCCTTGGGGTAGAATTGATATTAAGGGCATAAAGGACAATCTCTACAAAGCGACCAATGACATTAAGAAACTGGCGCTAAAACCACCGCAGAAGGTCCATCTAATTTCCACGTACCTAGTCCCGCACTACCTGCATCAGTTGGTGTTGGCAACGCCGCCAGTAACCTACCTTAGGCAGCTAGACCAGGAAATACGGGTAGTGATCAGGGACATTTACTACTTGCAGCAATCAACAGACAAtggattattatattaatgcaaGAGAGACGGGGGACTAAGTTTCCCCAAGCTGGAGACTTTGGTAGTGAGCTCCAGCTTGCGGGCAGGACTATAATTCACCGAGTCGGCAGACCCGGTGATACGAGTTCTTACGGAAGCCGCAGGCATTGTCAACCGTCTCAGGAACCTGGCGGCGGCCGCACGAATAAACTGGTCCGTAGACGCACAAGCAATCAGAAGATACAAGAACGGAGACAAGAAACAAAAGCTTGCAGCATGGGCAACTCTGGTGTCGCTAAGCAAGTCGGTGGTGTCTCACACCGACGACAAAATTGGAAATGCCTGGCTATACAATCCATCGCTCCTCAAGCCGGGCAGATTTAAAACAGCCCTCAAAATGCGCACCAACACCACGGCTAAGAGAACAACGTTAGCTAGAACTGGTCCGGTGGCGGACGTAAAGTGTCGAAAATGTAAGACCAAGCCAGAGACACTCGCACACATCCAGGGGCTGTGCACAATAATGAAGGAACATACGATACGCCGCCACGACGTGATCGTAAACCTAATCATGGAAAAAATAACACAAAGGGACAAGGAGGTAGCGGTAACAAAGGAAACAACTTACAAAATGCCCTCGGGCGGGAATCTCAAACCCGATCTGGTGGTACAGAGCCGGAGAGGGGTCTTCGTTGTCGATGTTACGGTCCGCCACGAAATAACGATAACCTTGCTCAGGGACATAAAGACAACCTACAAAAATAAAGCCAACTGCTACCTCCCCTGCAGCGCGATTTAGGAGCTAGCGCTGCAGAAGTCCTACACATTGTGGTAGAAACTCGAGGGGCGATGCCCAAAGAGACGGTCAAAAGTTTGTCCAAACTTAACAACAAAAACCAAAAAACGCTTAACACGATATCGATGATAGCGTTGCGTAAATCCATCGAGCAATATCACATGTTCATAGATTACGACGCTCCTCGCCATTCGGCGGAGGCCCCCAGCTTCGTCGGATAGAAACTTCCGACCCACTGAGCTTCGAAGCCAGATGACGTACTACGGGCAGCCTActtgttaatttatttgtagtcgtcttatttattatatacacactGACCACAACGCCTGGGCCTTTTACACCTAGCGTTGGAAGggttttatctatttatttatttatttatttatttatttacttatttatttatataaaccaCACGTTCGTGATGCGTGGTGCGGGTCGCGCTTCGACAACCACTCGGTATAGTCCAAATATCTTTCGGTCTTTTCTTCCCTCCCGTCGACATCGCTCACCAATTCCccggcggcggcgcgcgctGACGAGAGCGAGCGCCGGCGACGCGCGGGGACGGGCGACGCGACGGCGAGAGTCGAGAGGCAGTGCGCGCTCGGAGGTGAGAGCCGCCCCTCGCGGGGCGACCGAACACCGCGACGCTCTCCTCGTTCAAACAGTCGTCAATTCACAAAGATCTCGCTTGCTCTCTCTATCCGTCAATTCCACGCGAGATCTCGCACGCGTTGGCTCGCGCTGTCGCGCTCGCCACGGTGCGTTCTTTCTGTCTGCGACGCGCATCGCCTTTTCTGAGAAAAAGGCGCGCGTCGTCCTCTTCCAGTCGCCGCCGTCTCACACTGCCGCAGCACAcacgagtgcgcgcgcgcggagcAGAGCGCAGCCTCCGGAACGTTAATGATCCTTCCGCAGGTTCACCTACGGAAACCTTGTTACGACTTTTACATTCCTCTAAATGATCAAGTTTGGTCATCTTCCCGGCAACATCGGCAATGCCGACGCATTGCCGCGCACCAGTCCGAAGACCTCACTAAATCATTCAATCGGTAGTAGCGACGGGCGGTGTGTACATAGGGCAGGGACGTAATCAACGCGAGCTTATGACTCGCGCTTACTGGGAATTCCTCGTTCATGGGGAACAATTGCAAGCCCCAATCCCTAGCACGAAGGAGGTTCAGCGGGTTACCCGGGCCTTTCGGCCAGGGAACACACGCTGATTCCTTCAGTGTAGCGCGCGTGCGGCCCAGAACATCTAAGGGCATCACAGACCTGTTATTGCTCAATCTCGTGCGGCTAGAAGCCGCCTGTCCCTCTAAGAAGATTTGTTTGTACGTTGGTAGTAAAAACCCGCCGGCCGAGGCCGGGGGCCTTCAAGATACCATAAGGTACGCCTATTTAGCAGGCTAGAGTCTCGTTCGTTATCGGAATTAACCAGACAAATCGCTCCACCAACTAAGAACGGCCATGCACCACCACCCACCGAATCAAGAAAGAGCTATCAATCTGTCAATCCTTCCGGTGTCTGGGCCTGGTGAGGTTTCCCGTGTTGAGTCAAATTAAGCCGCAGGCTCCACTCCTGGTGGTGCCCTTCCGTCAATTCCTTTAAGTTTCAGCTTTGCAACCATACTTCCCCCGGAACCCAAAAGCTTTGGTTTCCCGGAAGCTGCCCGCCGAGTCATCGGAGGAACTTCGGCGGATCGTTAGCTGGCATCGTTTATGGTTAGAACTAGGGCGGTATCTGATCGCCTTCGAACCTCTAACTTTCGTTCTTgattaatgaaaacatttttggCAAATGCTTTCGCTTCTGTCCGTCTTGCGACGAACCAAGAATTTCACCTCTAACGTCGCAATACGAATGCCCCCATCTGTCCCTATTAATCATTACCTCGGGGTTCCGAAAACCAACAAAATAGAACCGAGGTCCTATTCCATTATTCCATCCACGCAGTATTCAGGCGAGGATAGCCTGCTTTAAGCACTCTAATTTGTTCAAAGTAAACGTACCGGCCCGACTCGACACTCAGTAAAGAGCACCGCGACGGGATATTAGTTGGGCCGCCCCTCGCGAGGCTAAGCCCACCGGTAGGACGTCCCACATCACGCCAGTCAAACACCGCGAGCGGTGAACCGACGGTGTGCGACACAGATTCAACTACGAGCTTTTTAACCGCAACAACTTTAATATACGCTATTGGAGCTGGAATTACCGCGGCTGCTGGAACCAGACTTGCCCTCCAATGGATCCTCGTTAAAGGATTTAAAGTGTACTCATTCCGATTACGGGGCCTCGGATGAGTCCCGTATCGTTATTTTTCGTCACTACCTTCCCGTGCCGCGAGTGGGTAATTTGCGCGCCTGCTGCCTTCCTTGGATGTGGTAGCCGTTTCTCAGGCTCCCTCTCCGGAATCGAACCCTGATTCCCCGTTACCCGTTACAACCATGGTAGGCGCAGAACCTACCATCGACAGTTGATAAGGCAGACATTTGAAAGATGCGTCGCCGGTGCAGAGATCGTGCGATCAGCACAAAGTTATTCAGAGTCACCA includes the following:
- the LOC120359960 gene encoding uncharacterized protein LOC120359960; this translates as MAAEEDDRYGSRRHGSLAERKICGRPKHRTELGSRVRSEKAKRSPHPGPARQPDPLSDQARHAPLFRANSYSEVTDPNCRLPLHTLVYRLEALYLGDLLLICVRTGATPPRGPLLDFQGPRG